Proteins co-encoded in one Flavobacterium sp. M31R6 genomic window:
- the nagA gene encoding N-acetylglucosamine-6-phosphate deacetylase encodes MKQAIVNGIIHTGDEILNNGVVIIEKGIILSVQNEIPTDIEVIDLKGSHLSAGFIDIQINGGEKHYFSQYPTEETIQDIYESSLKYGTTHTLPCLISSSKETIFQGIQAIRDYRSKHKNGVLGMHLEGPFLNPLKRGAHSLNQVRKPTNSELEEIIRYGKDVIKVITIAPECFTEEQLDMLLESGIVISAGHSTMTYKEAQYYFSKGIHLVTHLFNAMTQFGHREPGLVGATFDNEAVYAPVILDGAHCDYAAARIAYQLKKEKFFLITDAAFLGRKVSNFKWENFDAHLENGFYRNDEGNLAGASISMDEAVRNANQHLNVTIDEAIKMGTCRVAAAIKMEDKLGKIKPGYPASFVRFNNDLSKVESLIF; translated from the coding sequence ATGAAACAAGCTATTGTAAACGGAATAATCCATACAGGTGATGAAATATTGAATAATGGTGTTGTCATTATCGAAAAGGGTATTATTCTTTCCGTTCAAAATGAAATCCCTACGGATATTGAAGTTATTGATCTGAAAGGCAGTCATCTTTCGGCGGGATTTATTGACATCCAAATCAATGGAGGAGAGAAACACTATTTCAGTCAGTATCCAACGGAAGAAACGATTCAGGATATCTATGAATCCAGTTTAAAGTACGGGACAACCCATACACTTCCTTGTTTAATATCATCATCAAAGGAAACCATTTTTCAAGGGATTCAAGCGATTAGAGACTATCGGTCAAAGCACAAAAATGGGGTATTGGGAATGCATTTAGAAGGCCCTTTTTTAAATCCTTTGAAACGAGGGGCGCATAGTTTGAATCAGGTTCGGAAGCCTACTAATTCGGAGTTGGAAGAGATTATTCGTTATGGTAAAGATGTTATAAAAGTTATTACTATTGCTCCAGAATGTTTTACAGAAGAGCAACTGGATATGCTTTTGGAAAGTGGCATTGTGATTTCGGCTGGACATTCAACAATGACTTACAAAGAAGCGCAATATTATTTTTCGAAAGGGATACATTTAGTGACTCACTTATTTAATGCGATGACTCAGTTTGGGCATCGTGAACCGGGTTTAGTTGGGGCTACTTTTGACAACGAAGCTGTTTATGCTCCTGTAATTTTAGATGGTGCGCATTGTGATTATGCCGCTGCGAGAATAGCTTATCAATTAAAGAAAGAGAAATTCTTTTTGATTACGGATGCTGCATTTTTGGGACGTAAAGTTTCCAATTTCAAATGGGAGAATTTTGATGCTCATCTGGAAAATGGTTTTTATAGAAATGATGAAGGCAATTTGGCAGGAGCGAGTATTTCAATGGATGAAGCTGTTCGTAATGCCAATCAACATTTGAATGTGACTATAGATGAGGCTATAAAAATGGGGACTTGTCGAGTAGCAGCCGCCATTAAAATGGAAGATAAATTGGGTAAAATAAAACCGGGGTATCCAGCCAGTTTTGTTCGTTTTAATAATGATTTATCAAAAGTTGAATCGTTAATTTTTTAA
- a CDS encoding DMT family transporter encodes MSEIIKVKSLLSGVEVKEWKSVFAGIVFAFLWSSASTATKIGLVSAQPFVISIFRFIIAGSIMLFVSHIVLGNRMPVKREWIQISIYGFLNITFYLGLYVIAMQQVSAGLGSLAVATNPVFIAMMSAFWFSHRIKFKNILSLLLCFMGVVMAAYPLLQNSYATPFGIIVLLISMIAYSLGTIYYSRVNWNGLNILTINGWQTILGGVFLLPALCATYESDKNNFDTSFWTSVCWLAIPVSIGAVQLWLYLLKSNPIKASYWLFLCPIFGFLIAHFIMKEPITFYTVFGVILVISGLYIVQKKSKS; translated from the coding sequence TTGAGTGAAATAATTAAAGTGAAGAGTTTGTTAAGCGGAGTTGAGGTTAAAGAATGGAAAAGTGTTTTTGCAGGGATAGTATTTGCTTTCCTTTGGTCTTCTGCTTCAACTGCAACCAAGATTGGATTGGTTTCTGCTCAACCCTTTGTAATATCTATTTTTAGATTTATTATTGCGGGAAGTATTATGTTATTCGTTTCTCATATAGTGTTAGGAAATCGCATGCCAGTTAAAAGGGAATGGATACAAATTAGTATTTATGGATTTCTAAATATTACATTTTATCTCGGGTTATATGTTATTGCCATGCAACAAGTTTCCGCAGGTTTGGGGAGTTTGGCAGTCGCTACGAATCCTGTTTTTATTGCGATGATGTCTGCCTTTTGGTTTTCTCATAGAATCAAGTTCAAAAATATTCTGAGTTTATTATTGTGTTTTATGGGAGTGGTTATGGCAGCTTATCCGCTTTTGCAAAACAGCTATGCAACGCCTTTTGGGATAATAGTTTTATTGATAAGCATGATTGCTTATTCACTGGGTACTATTTATTATTCTAGAGTGAATTGGAATGGGTTGAACATTCTAACTATCAATGGGTGGCAGACTATTTTGGGAGGTGTTTTTTTACTGCCGGCTTTATGTGCAACTTATGAATCGGATAAGAATAATTTCGACACTTCTTTTTGGACTTCGGTTTGTTGGTTGGCTATTCCGGTTTCAATAGGCGCAGTGCAGCTTTGGCTTTATTTATTAAAAAGTAACCCAATCAAAGCTTCGTATTGGCTGTTTTTATGTCCAATATTTGGTTTTTTGATTGCTCATTTTATAATGAAAGAACCGATAACTTTTTATACTGTTTTTGGAGTTATTCTTGTTATAAGCGGATTATACATAGTTCAAAAGAAAAGCAAGTCCTGA
- the nagB gene encoding glucosamine-6-phosphate deaminase, with the protein MENTLESEREISFKKAGQFEDTRFEKIHNVIFKNSADASIIVAQEIADLIRSKQEKNKKCVLGLATGSSPIKVYQELVRMHKEEGLSFDNVVTFNLDEYYPMPKESNQSYHYFMHQHLFNHVDIRPENINIPDGTVSLEDLNQFCVDYEMNIKNAGGLDFQLLGIGRTGHVGFNEPGSHINSGTRIITLDHITKVDASGDFNGIGNVPKKAITMGVSTILRSKRIVLMAWGQNKASIIKRTIQGDISSEVPATFLQNHNNTTFVLDEGAASELTRLETPWLVGECIWTEQLKNKAIVWLCQHTDQSILKLTDRDYNNNGMSDLLAAGSSAYDLNINMFNVLQHTITGWPGGKPNKDDSNRPERSNPAKKRVILFSPHPDDDVISMGGTFAKLIKQGHDVHVVYQTSGNIAVTDDEALKFAEVCNDFVEKDKSGINFQAVIDSINSKTIGQSDSAEVRKLKGLIRRRESYAATRYIGLKDENTHFLDMPFYETGMVQKKPLGPEDIAIVKEIIERIKPHQVFAAGDLADPHGTHEVCLNAIFAAMKALKSKPFMNDCWLWLYRGAWHEWDIHEIDMAVPLSPDEVMLKRQAILYHQSQKDRVMFQGNDSREFWVRAEDRNKSTAKLYDKLGLAEYEAIEAFKRFEY; encoded by the coding sequence ATGGAAAATACATTAGAATCAGAAAGAGAGATAAGCTTCAAAAAAGCAGGTCAGTTTGAAGATACCCGTTTTGAAAAAATCCACAACGTAATTTTTAAAAACTCAGCGGATGCTTCAATAATCGTTGCTCAAGAGATTGCCGATTTAATTCGTTCCAAACAAGAAAAAAACAAAAAGTGTGTATTAGGTCTAGCTACTGGTTCTTCTCCAATAAAAGTATATCAGGAATTGGTTCGTATGCACAAAGAAGAAGGTTTGAGTTTTGACAATGTTGTGACTTTCAACTTGGACGAATATTATCCTATGCCTAAGGAAAGTAACCAAAGTTACCATTATTTCATGCACCAGCATCTTTTTAATCATGTTGACATTAGACCGGAAAACATCAATATTCCTGACGGAACTGTTTCTTTGGAAGACCTAAACCAGTTTTGTGTTGATTATGAAATGAATATTAAAAATGCCGGAGGATTGGATTTTCAATTGTTGGGAATTGGTCGCACGGGTCACGTTGGTTTTAATGAGCCGGGTTCACACATAAATTCTGGAACTCGAATTATCACTTTGGACCATATTACAAAAGTGGATGCTTCTGGTGATTTCAATGGAATTGGGAATGTTCCAAAAAAAGCGATCACGATGGGAGTTTCCACCATTTTGAGATCCAAAAGAATTGTCTTGATGGCTTGGGGACAAAACAAAGCATCCATTATCAAGAGAACCATTCAAGGCGATATCAGCTCTGAAGTTCCTGCGACATTTTTGCAAAATCATAACAATACTACTTTTGTGTTGGATGAAGGAGCAGCTTCGGAATTGACGAGATTGGAAACACCTTGGTTGGTAGGGGAGTGTATTTGGACGGAACAGTTAAAAAATAAAGCAATTGTTTGGCTCTGCCAACATACCGATCAATCAATCCTTAAATTGACTGACAGAGATTACAACAACAATGGAATGTCCGATTTATTGGCAGCAGGAAGTTCGGCTTACGATTTGAACATCAATATGTTTAATGTATTGCAACATACCATTACTGGCTGGCCAGGAGGAAAGCCGAATAAAGATGACAGTAATAGACCGGAACGCTCGAATCCCGCCAAGAAAAGAGTGATTCTGTTCAGTCCACATCCAGATGATGACGTTATTTCGATGGGAGGAACATTTGCCAAATTAATCAAACAAGGTCACGATGTACATGTGGTGTATCAAACTTCTGGAAACATTGCGGTTACTGATGATGAGGCTTTGAAGTTTGCTGAAGTTTGCAATGATTTTGTCGAAAAAGATAAATCAGGAATCAATTTTCAAGCTGTAATAGATTCAATCAATTCAAAAACAATTGGACAAAGCGATTCTGCCGAAGTGCGTAAATTAAAAGGATTAATTAGAAGACGCGAGTCGTACGCGGCAACAAGATACATCGGTTTGAAAGACGAAAACACTCATTTCTTGGATATGCCATTCTATGAAACGGGTATGGTTCAAAAGAAACCATTAGGACCAGAAGATATTGCAATTGTAAAGGAAATTATCGAGAGAATTAAACCACATCAAGTATTTGCTGCAGGAGATCTTGCCGATCCGCACGGTACACACGAAGTATGTTTGAATGCCATTTTTGCGGCTATGAAAGCATTAAAATCGAAACCATTCATGAACGATTGTTGGTTGTGGCTGTATAGAGGAGCTTGGCACGAATGGGATATTCATGAAATTGATATGGCTGTTCCATTGAGTCCTGATGAAGTTATGTTGAAAAGACAAGCCATTTTGTACCACCAATCCCAAAAAGACAGAGTAATGTTCCAAGGAAATGATTCAAGAGAATTTTGGGTTAGAGCCGAGGATCGAAATAAAAGCACGGCAAAATTATACGATAAATTAGGACTTGCCGAGTATGAGGCAATCGAAGCTTTTAAACGTTTTGAGTACTAA
- a CDS encoding SDR family NAD(P)-dependent oxidoreductase — translation MFSLQNKKAVITGGGSGIGKAISVLFAKQGAEVHIVELTQESAQSAVEEIKLSGGKVFSHACNVANQQEVSATFETIGAIDILVNNAGIAHVGKVETTPEADFDRIMSVNVKGVYNCLHMAVPQLKISGRGVILNMASIAAWVGIPDRFAYSTAKGAVMAMTLSVARDYLGDNIRCNSISPARVHTPFVDGFISKNYPGQEAEMFEKLSKSQPIGRMAKPEEVAALALFLCSDEAGFITGCDYPIDGGFIKLNN, via the coding sequence ATGTTTTCATTACAAAATAAAAAGGCGGTAATAACAGGAGGCGGAAGCGGAATAGGGAAAGCAATTTCGGTTTTATTTGCCAAACAAGGAGCCGAAGTCCATATTGTTGAATTGACTCAGGAAAGCGCACAATCAGCAGTGGAAGAAATAAAATTGTCTGGAGGAAAAGTGTTTTCTCACGCCTGCAATGTGGCCAATCAGCAAGAAGTATCGGCAACATTCGAGACAATTGGAGCTATCGATATCTTGGTTAACAATGCTGGAATCGCCCATGTGGGAAAAGTAGAAACTACTCCAGAAGCCGATTTTGATCGTATCATGAGCGTAAATGTAAAAGGTGTTTACAATTGTTTGCATATGGCTGTGCCACAACTAAAAATTTCTGGTCGTGGAGTAATACTGAATATGGCCTCAATTGCGGCTTGGGTAGGTATCCCAGATCGATTTGCTTATTCTACGGCAAAAGGAGCTGTAATGGCAATGACTTTATCGGTAGCCAGAGATTATTTGGGAGATAATATTCGTTGTAATTCGATTTCTCCGGCACGAGTTCACACTCCTTTTGTGGATGGATTCATTTCCAAGAATTATCCAGGCCAGGAAGCCGAAATGTTTGAAAAATTATCAAAATCACAACCCATAGGCCGTATGGCTAAACCAGAAGAAGTTGCTGCTTTAGCGCTGTTCTTATGTAGTGATGAAGCTGGTTTTATTACCGGTTGCGATTATCCAATTGATGGTGGATTTATCAAACTGAATAATTAA
- a CDS encoding UxaA family hydrolase: MKRLVVKMHPSDNALVALIDLSKGESVIFEGQTYILQDNIKEKHKFYTSDLSKGDEVIMYGVLVGKVQCDVAKGSLMTTENLKHAAEPYGYRQTDFTWQAPDVSKYKDKTFKGFKRKDGRVGTANYWLFVPTVFCENRNLDVIKEALHNELGYSVSDKYTQYAHQLLEAYQSGENIDSVDLQLTPNNSANRVFKNVDGIKFLNHQGGCGGTRQDSATLSALLASYANHPNVGGITLLSLGCQHLQVQDFVNDVKKQNPAFNKPLLIFEQQQTESEETLIANAIKKTFEGLIEINQYERSEAPLSELCVGVKCGGSDGFSGVSANPAVGYTSDLLVALGAKVLLAEFPELCGVEQNLIDRCTTETSAKKFIDLMQSYDALAHKVGSGFHMNPSPGNIKDGLITDAIKSAGAAKKGGTAPVVDVLDYTEPATKAGLSLVCTPGNDVEATTGKAASGATLILFTTGLGTPTGNPVCPVIKVATNSILAKKMSDIIDIDCGPVISGEKTIEEMGEDILEYCIKAASGEIIPKAVQLNQDDFIPWKRGVSL; encoded by the coding sequence ATGAAAAGATTAGTAGTGAAAATGCACCCAAGCGATAATGCATTGGTGGCTTTGATCGATTTATCAAAAGGAGAAAGTGTTATTTTTGAAGGGCAAACATATATCCTTCAAGACAATATTAAAGAAAAACATAAATTTTACACCTCTGATTTGAGTAAAGGGGATGAAGTGATTATGTATGGTGTTTTGGTTGGAAAAGTACAATGTGATGTGGCCAAAGGAAGTCTGATGACCACCGAAAATCTAAAACATGCCGCTGAACCTTACGGGTATCGTCAAACAGATTTTACATGGCAAGCCCCAGATGTTTCAAAATACAAAGACAAGACATTTAAGGGATTCAAAAGAAAAGACGGCCGTGTGGGAACTGCCAATTACTGGTTATTTGTACCAACCGTTTTTTGTGAAAACCGAAATTTGGATGTAATTAAAGAAGCTTTGCACAATGAATTGGGTTATTCAGTCAGCGATAAATACACACAGTATGCCCACCAATTATTGGAGGCTTACCAAAGCGGAGAAAATATTGATTCAGTTGACCTACAACTTACGCCAAATAATAGTGCCAATCGTGTTTTTAAAAATGTAGATGGAATAAAATTTCTCAATCATCAAGGGGGTTGTGGAGGTACACGTCAGGATTCGGCAACTTTAAGTGCTTTATTGGCATCTTATGCTAACCATCCAAACGTGGGAGGTATAACGTTGTTAAGTCTGGGCTGTCAGCATTTGCAAGTGCAGGATTTTGTGAATGACGTGAAGAAACAAAATCCGGCATTCAATAAACCATTACTTATTTTTGAACAACAGCAAACCGAAAGCGAAGAAACATTAATTGCTAATGCCATTAAAAAGACCTTCGAGGGCTTAATAGAAATCAATCAATATGAAAGATCAGAAGCTCCGTTAAGCGAATTGTGTGTTGGTGTAAAATGTGGTGGAAGCGATGGTTTTAGTGGGGTTTCCGCTAATCCAGCCGTAGGATACACTTCAGATTTATTGGTAGCTTTGGGAGCTAAAGTTTTATTGGCTGAGTTCCCTGAATTATGTGGTGTTGAACAAAACCTGATTGATCGTTGCACAACGGAAACTTCGGCTAAAAAATTTATTGATTTGATGCAATCTTACGATGCTTTGGCTCATAAAGTGGGGTCTGGCTTTCATATGAATCCATCTCCAGGAAATATCAAGGACGGATTAATAACCGATGCTATAAAAAGTGCCGGTGCCGCCAAAAAAGGAGGAACAGCACCTGTGGTCGATGTATTGGATTATACTGAACCAGCAACAAAAGCAGGTTTGAGTTTGGTTTGTACACCCGGAAATGATGTAGAGGCAACAACTGGTAAAGCAGCTTCTGGAGCGACATTAATCTTGTTCACCACAGGATTGGGAACTCCAACGGGCAATCCCGTTTGCCCTGTAATTAAGGTAGCTACCAATTCCATTTTAGCAAAAAAAATGAGTGATATTATTGATATCGATTGTGGACCGGTAATTAGTGGAGAAAAAACCATTGAAGAAATGGGTGAAGATATTTTGGAATATTGCATTAAAGCGGCCAGTGGAGAAATTATTCCTAAAGCAGTACAATTGAACCAAGATGATTTCATCCCATGGAAACGTGGTGTTTCATTATAA
- the fucP gene encoding L-fucose:H+ symporter permease → MALSPTSVVRKSVDSTENKKWLFPFILVTSLFFFWGFVHNLDPILIPHLRKAFNLTDLQSSLIDSSVFIAYFVMALPAGYIMRKYGYKSGIMIGLTLFGIGSILFVPAANSLQYIYFLGALFIIACGLTFLETAANPYVTILGPSETATKRLNFSQSFNGLAAFIAPAYIGPMILSGKNLTQEQMDAMNPSQLHNYLLEEAASVKMPYLILGLIILAVAVVFYFTNMPDVKDEDKEGVDGASFAGALKSMRLRWGILAQFFYVGAQVCVASFFIKMATTSAALTEDTAAKYLGIFGLTFMIGRFAGTFFMQYIQPRKLLIIYSIINILLSILAIMGTGMIVVYTLIAIAFFMSIMFPTIFSMGIDGLGHNTKIGSSLIVMSIVGGALLPPVLGLISDATGNIQNGYVVPLTCFSVILLFAFNGHKTNQA, encoded by the coding sequence ATGGCATTATCACCTACTTCAGTTGTTCGAAAGAGCGTTGATTCTACAGAAAATAAAAAGTGGTTATTTCCCTTTATTTTGGTAACCAGCTTGTTTTTTTTCTGGGGATTTGTACACAATTTGGATCCAATCCTTATTCCTCATCTAAGAAAAGCCTTTAATCTTACAGATTTACAGTCTTCTTTGATAGATTCTTCCGTATTTATAGCCTATTTTGTTATGGCTTTGCCAGCGGGTTATATCATGCGAAAGTATGGATACAAATCGGGTATTATGATAGGATTGACTTTATTTGGTATAGGTTCAATTTTATTTGTGCCTGCAGCCAATTCATTACAATATATTTATTTCCTTGGAGCTTTGTTCATTATCGCCTGCGGACTTACTTTTTTAGAAACAGCGGCCAATCCGTATGTAACTATATTGGGACCTTCTGAAACGGCAACCAAAAGATTAAATTTTTCGCAGTCCTTTAATGGGTTAGCTGCTTTTATAGCTCCAGCTTATATTGGACCCATGATTTTGTCTGGGAAAAATTTGACTCAAGAGCAGATGGATGCCATGAACCCTTCGCAATTGCACAATTATCTTTTAGAAGAAGCTGCAAGTGTCAAAATGCCTTATTTAATTTTAGGATTGATTATTTTGGCTGTGGCCGTAGTATTTTATTTTACTAATATGCCTGATGTAAAAGACGAAGATAAAGAAGGTGTAGACGGTGCAAGTTTTGCCGGCGCCCTGAAATCGATGCGATTAAGATGGGGAATTCTGGCACAATTTTTTTATGTGGGAGCACAAGTTTGTGTGGCTAGTTTTTTCATAAAAATGGCAACCACTTCTGCAGCTCTTACAGAAGATACTGCAGCCAAATATTTAGGCATTTTTGGTTTAACGTTCATGATAGGACGTTTTGCCGGAACATTTTTTATGCAATATATACAGCCAAGAAAATTACTGATTATATATTCAATAATCAATATTTTACTTTCAATTTTAGCGATAATGGGTACAGGTATGATTGTGGTTTATACTCTAATTGCAATTGCATTTTTTATGAGCATTATGTTTCCAACTATCTTTTCTATGGGAATTGATGGACTTGGGCACAATACTAAAATTGGATCTTCGTTGATCGTAATGTCAATCGTGGGAGGAGCTTTATTACCTCCGGTTTTAGGATTAATCTCGGATGCTACAGGAAACATTCAAAACGGTTATGTTGTTCCATTGACTTGTTTTTCAGTAATACTGTTGTTTGCATTTAATGGACATAAAACAAATCAAGCATAA
- a CDS encoding AraC family transcriptional regulator, producing the protein MKIEKTKITSYLNSYISVISREDPFFQSPFHSHPELELVYIKESYGKRIVGNSVEQFVSGDMVFLGSDIPHVWLNDEIYYKGINTLKAQAIVVYFNKDIFGPIFYELKETQKINNLFNRAGRGLSITGKTNELIAKKLEKLVHKKNFEIIIGLFEILSMLSESSDISFVNNEAYTPANESAKNDRLSDVFEYVKDNFKQDISLDEIAKIANLTPTSFCRMFKSKTQKHFVEYLNEIRVSNACKFLIETDMGMSEIAYECGYKTVSNFNKLFKKLTETTPKEYRKNTEN; encoded by the coding sequence ATGAAAATTGAAAAAACAAAAATCACATCATACCTAAATAGCTACATTTCTGTTATTTCTCGTGAAGATCCTTTTTTTCAATCTCCTTTTCATTCGCATCCGGAACTCGAATTAGTCTATATCAAAGAAAGTTATGGAAAGAGAATTGTTGGGAATTCTGTAGAACAATTTGTGTCTGGCGACATGGTTTTTCTTGGTTCAGACATTCCTCATGTATGGTTAAATGACGAAATTTATTACAAGGGTATAAACACACTAAAGGCCCAAGCTATAGTAGTTTATTTTAACAAAGACATCTTTGGTCCCATTTTTTATGAATTAAAAGAAACCCAAAAAATAAACAATCTCTTTAATCGAGCAGGCAGAGGCCTATCTATTACAGGAAAAACAAACGAATTGATTGCTAAAAAATTAGAGAAATTGGTTCACAAAAAAAACTTCGAAATCATTATTGGACTTTTTGAGATTTTATCAATGCTTTCCGAAAGCAGCGATATTTCATTTGTAAATAACGAAGCTTACACTCCGGCAAATGAAAGTGCCAAAAACGATCGCCTTTCGGATGTTTTCGAATATGTAAAAGATAATTTTAAACAAGATATTTCGCTGGATGAAATTGCCAAAATTGCTAATCTAACACCAACCTCCTTTTGCAGAATGTTTAAGTCAAAAACCCAAAAACATTTTGTGGAATACCTTAACGAGATTCGGGTTTCCAATGCCTGCAAATTTCTAATTGAAACCGACATGGGCATGTCTGAAATTGCATATGAATGTGGATACAAAACTGTTTCCAATTTCAATAAACTTTTCAAAAAATTGACTGAAACCACTCCAAAAGAATACCGTAAAAACACAGAAAACTAA
- a CDS encoding family 20 glycosylhydrolase has protein sequence MKKTILLTVLLFSMLSRAQQAVHIIPQPVSLEMKQGSFVIDDKTTIKFSKKDKETEKVVHFFTEYVKKVSGYELKDNKTQGGKIIFSIDKIGEIGDEGYLISVNPNEILVKANTSKGLFYGVQSLLQTLPFTRNNDLVQIPSMEIKDYPRFQWRGLMLDVSRHFFAPELVKEFIDLLATYKMNVFHWHLVDGAGWRLEIKKYPKLTQQAAWRVDDWGKSWNWAEVEFNADRSKSTYGGYYTQEQAKEIVAYAKERNITVVPEIEMLGHSEAAMAAYPELSCNSKNNFGQSGNFFASKGESNYCAGNDQAFAFLEDVLTEVMAIFPSKYIHIGGDEVDKTSWKNCAKCQARMKTEQLKDEKELQSYFIRRMEKFLVSKDRKMIGWDEILEGGLAPEATVMSWQGEAGGIEAAKMGHDVIMTPGFPCYFDHYQGDPETEPAAIGGFNTLKKVYSYEPIPAELSKEEGKRVLGSQANLWTEYIPTAEQAEYMILPRMPALAEVLWSPKEQRNWKNFNERLQPHLVGFEQKGLHYSKGNFKVDIMPIVENNKLSIALDTENTDGVIYYTIDGSIPSTGSTKYEKPFEVNSSMTVKAIMALNNKVMNAKPAEQSFTFNKATGKTVTYTNAFSRYYPANGANSLTDGFRGTKNISKQWHAFNGNDLVATIDLGASTAVGSITLGCIQNWGQWVFLPQWVKFEVSNDGINFKEVKTITNTIPVAERDTQIKDFTAKFSEQKVKVVRVTAKNLGQCPAGHPGENQSAWLFVDEIMVE, from the coding sequence ATGAAAAAAACAATTTTATTGACGGTATTGCTATTCTCCATGTTATCGAGGGCGCAGCAGGCAGTTCACATTATTCCGCAACCCGTAAGCTTAGAAATGAAACAAGGCAGTTTTGTCATTGATGACAAAACAACAATAAAATTTTCCAAAAAAGATAAGGAAACGGAGAAAGTGGTTCACTTTTTCACAGAATATGTAAAGAAAGTTTCCGGCTATGAGTTAAAAGATAATAAGACTCAAGGAGGGAAGATTATTTTTAGCATCGATAAAATTGGAGAAATAGGGGATGAGGGCTATTTGATTAGTGTGAATCCGAACGAAATTCTTGTAAAAGCCAATACATCCAAAGGATTGTTTTATGGGGTTCAATCGTTATTGCAAACTTTACCTTTTACAAGAAACAATGATTTGGTTCAGATTCCTAGTATGGAAATCAAGGATTATCCTCGTTTTCAATGGAGAGGATTGATGCTGGATGTCAGCCGCCATTTTTTTGCACCCGAATTGGTGAAAGAATTTATCGATTTGCTTGCGACTTATAAAATGAACGTTTTTCATTGGCATTTGGTTGACGGAGCCGGATGGCGTTTGGAAATCAAAAAATATCCTAAACTTACCCAGCAGGCAGCTTGGCGTGTAGATGATTGGGGGAAATCGTGGAACTGGGCCGAGGTAGAATTTAATGCAGACAGAAGTAAATCGACTTACGGAGGCTATTATACCCAAGAACAGGCCAAAGAAATTGTGGCTTACGCCAAAGAAAGAAATATTACTGTGGTACCAGAAATTGAAATGCTAGGTCATTCAGAGGCGGCAATGGCTGCTTATCCTGAGCTTTCCTGTAACTCAAAAAATAATTTCGGTCAATCAGGAAATTTCTTTGCCAGCAAAGGCGAAAGTAATTACTGTGCGGGCAATGATCAGGCTTTTGCTTTTTTGGAGGATGTACTTACTGAGGTGATGGCTATTTTTCCTTCTAAATACATTCATATTGGAGGAGATGAAGTGGATAAAACGAGTTGGAAAAATTGCGCAAAATGTCAAGCCAGAATGAAAACGGAGCAATTGAAAGATGAAAAAGAATTGCAGAGTTATTTTATTCGTCGAATGGAAAAATTCTTGGTTTCAAAGGATAGAAAAATGATTGGTTGGGATGAAATTCTGGAAGGAGGATTAGCTCCAGAAGCGACTGTTATGAGCTGGCAAGGCGAAGCAGGAGGAATCGAGGCTGCCAAGATGGGACACGATGTTATTATGACTCCCGGTTTTCCTTGCTATTTTGACCATTATCAGGGTGATCCGGAAACAGAGCCAGCTGCGATTGGAGGTTTTAATACTTTGAAAAAAGTGTATAGTTATGAACCGATTCCTGCCGAATTAAGCAAGGAAGAAGGTAAACGCGTTTTGGGTTCGCAGGCTAATCTATGGACAGAATATATACCAACAGCAGAACAGGCAGAATATATGATTCTTCCTCGTATGCCGGCTTTGGCAGAAGTATTGTGGTCTCCAAAAGAACAACGCAATTGGAAAAATTTCAATGAGCGTTTGCAACCTCATTTGGTAGGTTTTGAGCAAAAAGGGCTTCATTATTCCAAAGGGAATTTTAAAGTGGATATTATGCCAATTGTAGAAAATAACAAACTTTCTATTGCTCTCGATACAGAGAATACAGATGGTGTAATTTATTATACAATCGATGGAAGTATTCCTTCAACCGGAAGCACTAAGTATGAAAAACCTTTTGAAGTCAATAGTTCTATGACAGTAAAAGCAATCATGGCGTTGAACAACAAGGTGATGAATGCCAAACCAGCAGAACAATCATTTACTTTTAATAAGGCTACAGGAAAAACAGTGACATATACAAATGCCTTTAGTCGCTATTATCCTGCTAATGGAGCCAATTCACTAACGGATGGTTTTAGAGGGACAAAAAATATAAGTAAACAATGGCATGCATTCAATGGAAATGATTTGGTTGCCACTATTGATTTGGGAGCGAGCACTGCTGTTGGCAGCATTACTTTGGGGTGTATCCAAAATTGGGGGCAGTGGGTGTTTTTGCCGCAATGGGTGAAGTTTGAAGTATCGAATGATGGAATTAATTTTAAGGAAGTAAAAACAATAACCAATACTATTCCAGTTGCAGAAAGAGACACGCAGATAAAAGACTTTACGGCCAAATTTTCGGAACAGAAAGTGAAAGTTGTTCGCGTTACCGCCAAAAACCTAGGTCAGTGTCCTGCGGGCCATCCCGGCGAAAATCAATCTGCTTGGTTGTTTGTTGATGAAATTATGGTCGAGTAA